A stretch of the uncultured Fretibacterium sp. genome encodes the following:
- a CDS encoding type I phosphomannose isomerase catalytic subunit produces MEPFTLTPACKDYLWGGRRLKEDWGMRTDLETVAESWELSAHPAGDGIVADGPWAGRPFSEAVRAHPEIVSRRHGPDDPFPLLVKLIDARLPLSVQVHPDDAYAARVEHGPGKTEMWLVLDHEPGAFLYLGFERELTMEELERRIGDGSLTDVLHRVEVRKGDRFFIPAGTIHAIGGGILIAEVQQSSDLTYRVFDYGRTGPDGRSRPLHVAKALDVMRPGPAGLAVPGASSARPVPGGTLERLADCPCFRAEVLNLSGRWERAADGDTFHSLLCLDGTAALRAGSTVLSARKGASLFVPADAGPFALEGSARFLITSLGGREKEG; encoded by the coding sequence ATGGAACCCTTTACGCTGACCCCCGCCTGCAAGGATTACCTCTGGGGTGGGAGGCGTCTGAAGGAAGATTGGGGAATGAGGACCGACCTCGAAACGGTCGCGGAGAGCTGGGAGCTGTCCGCCCACCCCGCCGGGGACGGCATCGTCGCGGACGGCCCCTGGGCGGGACGCCCGTTCTCGGAGGCCGTTCGGGCACACCCGGAGATCGTCTCCCGCCGCCACGGGCCGGACGATCCCTTTCCCCTGCTGGTGAAGCTCATCGACGCCCGGCTCCCCCTCTCCGTCCAGGTCCACCCGGACGACGCCTACGCCGCCCGCGTCGAGCACGGCCCGGGCAAGACGGAGATGTGGCTCGTCCTGGACCACGAGCCCGGTGCGTTCCTCTACCTGGGGTTCGAGCGGGAGCTCACAATGGAGGAGCTGGAGCGCCGCATCGGGGACGGAAGCCTGACCGACGTGCTTCACAGGGTGGAGGTGCGAAAGGGAGACCGTTTTTTCATCCCCGCGGGCACGATCCACGCCATCGGGGGCGGCATCCTGATCGCCGAGGTGCAGCAGAGCTCCGACCTCACCTACCGCGTCTTCGACTACGGTCGGACGGGGCCGGACGGGAGATCCCGCCCGCTTCACGTGGCCAAGGCGCTCGACGTCATGCGCCCGGGCCCGGCCGGCCTCGCCGTCCCGGGTGCGTCCTCCGCGCGTCCCGTTCCGGGCGGCACGTTGGAGCGTCTGGCCGATTGCCCCTGTTTTCGGGCGGAGGTCCTGAACCTGTCCGGACGCTGGGAACGTGCTGCGGACGGGGACACGTTTCACTCCCTGCTCTGCCTGGACGGGACGGCTGCACTCCGTGCCGGCTCCACCGTACTGAGCGCCCGGAAGGGCGCCAGCCTCTTCGTCCCGGCCGACGCGGGGCCCTTTGCCCTGGAGGGCTCGGCCCGGTTCCTGATCACGTCGCTGGGAGGCCGGGAAAAAGAGGGATAG
- a CDS encoding Hsp70 family protein: MSRMKSESVSIGIDLGTRNALCSYVNELGAVEAIRNRWGSLSTPSVVGWDGEWHVGEDAVRMALNGSEDVWWDVKRRVGSPFRAVLDGRGHAAHDLLVPLLSALREDAEAHLGTFVSSCVLAVPACFSLTQREAMVRAADAAGLHEARIVAEPTAAALSFGREGRFLVLDFGAGTVDLSVVESDEGVWQVLESVGSDGIGGYDFDLALADWLRERLLLAPLPSSDSRWRALVMEAERVKVTLSECLALDWTPPPLEGRALPPLTVRREELERLMRFPIRRLVHIVRRLWERHGPDHLLLVGGSSRIPLLREVLEREVARPERLSLCAEDAVVRGAALYTRSGRERLLLDILSGELTALWEGAALRVLPENSTLPVRSSVELRVGRSGRSVLELRQSPNELRTEGLRLASLELEVLEGETLRLCCEVSASGRLAAELRRGMGERVEIPLLSPFPGRPHENEVSGEVQRLRELKLTLAALETALSEEQQDRLHALVRRAEGMPFDAGTAELIEELVRDLETAVS, translated from the coding sequence ATGTCCCGTATGAAGTCCGAGTCCGTCTCCATCGGTATCGATCTGGGCACGCGCAATGCCCTCTGCTCCTACGTGAACGAGCTGGGGGCCGTGGAGGCGATAAGGAACCGATGGGGTTCCCTCTCGACCCCGTCCGTCGTGGGGTGGGACGGGGAATGGCACGTGGGGGAGGACGCGGTGCGGATGGCCCTGAACGGTTCCGAGGACGTCTGGTGGGACGTCAAGCGCCGGGTGGGCAGCCCCTTTCGGGCGGTTCTGGATGGGAGAGGTCATGCGGCGCACGATTTGCTCGTCCCGCTGCTCTCCGCCCTCAGGGAGGACGCGGAGGCGCACCTGGGGACCTTCGTCTCCTCCTGCGTCCTGGCGGTCCCCGCCTGTTTTTCCCTGACCCAGAGGGAGGCCATGGTCCGGGCCGCGGACGCGGCCGGGCTGCACGAGGCCCGAATTGTGGCGGAGCCGACCGCGGCTGCGCTCTCCTTCGGGCGGGAGGGCCGTTTTCTGGTCCTGGACTTCGGTGCCGGGACCGTGGACCTCTCCGTCGTCGAGAGCGACGAGGGGGTGTGGCAGGTGCTGGAGAGCGTCGGCAGTGACGGGATCGGAGGGTACGACTTCGACCTGGCCCTCGCGGACTGGCTGCGGGAGCGTCTGCTGCTGGCCCCTCTGCCCTCCTCGGACTCGCGCTGGCGCGCCCTGGTGATGGAGGCGGAACGGGTGAAGGTCACCCTCTCCGAGTGTCTCGCCCTCGACTGGACGCCGCCCCCCCTGGAGGGACGGGCTCTGCCCCCTCTGACGGTCCGGCGAGAGGAGCTGGAGCGCCTGATGCGCTTCCCGATCCGCCGCCTCGTCCACATCGTGCGTCGGCTCTGGGAACGGCACGGGCCCGACCACCTGCTTCTGGTCGGCGGCTCCAGCCGGATACCCCTGCTGCGCGAGGTCCTGGAGCGGGAGGTGGCCCGGCCGGAACGCCTGAGCCTCTGTGCCGAGGACGCCGTGGTGCGCGGTGCGGCGCTCTATACCCGCTCGGGGCGGGAGCGCCTGCTGCTGGACATCCTGTCCGGGGAGCTCACGGCGCTCTGGGAGGGGGCGGCCCTGCGGGTCCTGCCGGAGAACTCCACCCTTCCCGTGCGGTCGTCGGTGGAGCTGAGGGTGGGCCGATCCGGCCGCTCGGTCCTGGAACTGCGCCAGTCGCCCAACGAGCTGAGGACCGAGGGGCTGCGTCTGGCCTCCCTGGAGCTGGAGGTCCTGGAGGGCGAGACGCTTCGTCTCTGCTGCGAGGTCTCGGCATCCGGGCGCCTTGCGGCGGAGCTCCGCCGCGGGATGGGCGAGCGCGTGGAGATCCCGCTGCTCTCGCCCTTCCCGGGCAGGCCGCATGAAAACGAGGTCTCTGGGGAGGTACAGCGCCTTCGGGAGCTGAAGCTGACCCTCGCCGCGCTGGAGACCGCGCTCTCGGAGGAGCAGCAGGATCGGCTGCACGCCCTGGTGCGCCGGGCCGAGGGCATGCCCTTCGACGCCGGGACGGCGGAGTTGATCGAGGAACTGGTGAGGGATTTGGAAACTGCGGTATCCTGA
- a CDS encoding FAD-dependent oxidoreductase, protein MMKVVVLGCTHAGTAAVLNTVALHKDAQVTVYERNDNISFLSCGIALHVQGVVKDPAGLFYCSPEKLAELGVKTCMKHEVTEVDLAKKKLRVRDLESGRDSEDTFDKLIVTSGSWPVEPPIENVKLENVLLCKNYAHAMEIVKRCGSARSVAVVGAGYIGTELVEAFETQGKSVTFIDQMAQVLPRYLDPDVIDVIEKLYIQKGVKLAFGRTVKRFVDDGHGRVARVVTTDGEFDADLAILCVGFRPQTALFKGKLEMLPNGALRVDEYMRTSHPDVFAAGDCCAVYNNASRQYSYIPLATNAVRMGTLAARNLKAPTTKHRGTQGTSGIKIYDWNIASTGLTELVAKELGLDYAVSVLKDNYRPEFMPTTEPFYLKLVYERRTLRILGAQVRSKEDLTQSINTLSVCIQNGMTVEDLAFVDFFFQPHYNKPWNYLNSVALQALPPV, encoded by the coding sequence ATGATGAAGGTTGTTGTTTTGGGCTGCACGCACGCCGGCACGGCGGCGGTATTGAACACGGTGGCGCTGCACAAGGACGCGCAGGTCACGGTCTATGAGAGGAACGACAACATCTCCTTTCTTTCGTGCGGCATCGCGCTGCACGTGCAGGGGGTGGTGAAGGATCCCGCCGGGCTGTTCTACTGCTCGCCCGAAAAACTCGCGGAGCTCGGCGTCAAGACCTGTATGAAGCATGAGGTCACGGAGGTCGATCTGGCGAAGAAAAAGCTGAGGGTCCGAGACCTGGAGTCGGGGAGGGATTCCGAGGACACCTTCGACAAGCTGATCGTCACCTCCGGCTCCTGGCCCGTCGAGCCGCCTATCGAGAACGTGAAGCTGGAGAACGTCCTGCTCTGCAAGAATTACGCCCATGCCATGGAGATTGTGAAGCGGTGCGGGAGCGCCCGCAGCGTTGCGGTCGTCGGCGCGGGATACATCGGCACGGAGTTGGTGGAGGCCTTCGAGACCCAGGGCAAGTCCGTGACCTTCATCGACCAGATGGCGCAGGTGCTGCCGCGCTATCTGGACCCCGACGTGATCGACGTGATTGAGAAGCTCTACATCCAGAAGGGCGTGAAGCTGGCCTTCGGCCGGACTGTGAAGCGGTTTGTGGACGACGGGCACGGAAGGGTCGCCAGGGTCGTCACGACGGACGGGGAGTTCGACGCGGACCTGGCGATCCTGTGCGTCGGCTTCCGTCCGCAGACGGCTCTCTTCAAAGGGAAGCTGGAGATGCTCCCGAACGGGGCGCTCCGTGTGGACGAGTACATGCGCACCTCGCATCCCGACGTGTTCGCCGCCGGGGACTGCTGCGCGGTCTACAACAACGCCTCCCGCCAGTATTCCTACATCCCGCTGGCCACGAACGCCGTCCGTATGGGGACGCTGGCCGCACGGAACCTCAAGGCCCCCACGACCAAGCACCGGGGCACCCAGGGGACGTCCGGCATCAAGATTTACGATTGGAACATCGCCAGCACCGGCTTGACCGAGCTGGTGGCCAAGGAGCTGGGGCTCGATTACGCGGTCTCCGTCCTGAAGGACAACTACCGTCCGGAGTTCATGCCCACCACGGAGCCCTTCTACCTCAAGCTGGTCTACGAGCGGAGGACGCTGCGCATCCTGGGCGCGCAGGTCCGGTCGAAGGAGGACCTCACCCAGTCGATCAACACGCTGTCCGTCTGCATCCAGAACGGTATGACGGTGGAGGACCTGGCCTTCGTGGACTTCTTCTTCCAGCCGCATTACAACAAGCCGTGGAACTACCTCAACTCGGTGGCGCTCCAGGCCCTGCCCCCGGTGTAG
- a CDS encoding 50S ribosomal protein L11 methyltransferase: MLSDDLYGAPQLDSGPGFWWSVEFEAGSGGDEDGDKNSAWAEERLFDLAALSGAMGSELVEEGDGLVLRAAYRSSREIGALLAELRELLADFPGVALRAHGKVEDRPWHTQHLEAFPPLEAGRELVVMAPWHRDSAPEGRIPILIYPASAFGTGYHESTRIALELLEEAVRKDDTIVDVGTGTGILFIAALKLGAAHAVARDLDPATLGEVRRNMELNGLPPILCDLAAGDLLKGVEADADLLTANILLEPNLALLPDVLRVLRPTGSAIFSGMTVSERESFLSALPAAGLAVERELRLGDWWGCRARPARRA; this comes from the coding sequence TTGCTTTCTGACGACCTGTACGGAGCTCCGCAGCTCGACAGCGGCCCCGGTTTCTGGTGGAGCGTCGAGTTCGAGGCGGGGAGCGGCGGGGACGAGGATGGAGACAAAAACTCCGCGTGGGCGGAGGAGCGCCTGTTCGACCTCGCCGCGCTCTCCGGGGCCATGGGGTCGGAGCTCGTCGAGGAGGGGGACGGGCTGGTGCTGCGGGCGGCCTACCGCAGCTCCCGGGAGATCGGCGCCCTTCTCGCGGAGCTGAGGGAACTGTTGGCCGACTTCCCCGGCGTCGCGCTGCGCGCGCACGGCAAGGTGGAGGACCGCCCCTGGCACACGCAGCACCTGGAGGCCTTCCCTCCGCTCGAGGCGGGGCGTGAGCTCGTCGTCATGGCCCCATGGCACAGGGACTCCGCGCCCGAGGGGCGGATTCCGATCCTCATCTACCCGGCCTCCGCCTTCGGGACCGGCTATCACGAGAGCACGCGCATCGCGCTCGAGCTTCTGGAGGAGGCCGTGCGGAAGGACGATACGATCGTCGACGTCGGGACGGGCACCGGCATCCTCTTCATCGCCGCGCTGAAGCTGGGGGCCGCGCACGCCGTGGCCCGCGACCTGGACCCGGCGACGCTCGGCGAGGTGCGGCGCAACATGGAGCTGAACGGCCTGCCCCCCATCCTCTGCGACCTGGCCGCAGGGGACCTCCTGAAGGGCGTGGAGGCGGACGCCGACCTGCTGACGGCCAACATCCTTTTGGAGCCGAACCTGGCTCTGCTGCCGGACGTGCTGCGCGTGCTGAGGCCGACGGGGTCCGCGATCTTCTCCGGTATGACGGTGTCCGAGCGGGAGTCCTTCCTCTCCGCCCTGCCCGCGGCGGGACTGGCCGTGGAGCGGGAGCTGCGCCTGGGGGACTGGTGGGGCTGCCGGGCCCGGCCCGCGCGGCGGGCGTGA
- a CDS encoding DnaJ domain-containing protein encodes MNVNLSAEVAYSLRVLGLAPGATAADVRSAFRRLARTCHPDVTGRQGSYRFQEITGAYTFLKGLPAEELKRCPSGASVRQPVRRPWPDPFAWYRRRAERAQAEAEAVREAERREEERRSRMRDERIGRVLDRYERALSAHWAQVEEAADRGFLGELLVRLASPVAAVRYLALGRLGTLANREEVLRAVGELLRRHEIDDRTARLVAGLPLRPECRRRLAEESACRAGDMPDPLLSALLGLRTGIEPDPGLMDRYLGRAKAGGAALLLRYWPGGVSPSDKVLLRLLEQDDERVLVPLLCAMKQRFPTAGGQPARP; translated from the coding sequence GTGAACGTAAATCTTTCGGCAGAGGTAGCGTACAGCTTGAGGGTGTTGGGGCTCGCCCCCGGGGCGACGGCCGCGGACGTGCGGTCGGCGTTCCGGCGGCTTGCGCGCACCTGCCACCCGGACGTGACGGGCCGTCAGGGATCGTACCGCTTTCAGGAGATCACCGGGGCCTACACGTTTTTGAAGGGGCTGCCCGCCGAAGAACTGAAACGCTGTCCCTCCGGGGCCTCCGTTCGGCAGCCGGTCCGGCGCCCCTGGCCCGACCCCTTCGCCTGGTACCGCAGGCGTGCCGAACGCGCCCAGGCGGAGGCCGAGGCCGTGCGGGAGGCCGAGCGTCGGGAGGAGGAGCGCCGCAGCCGGATGCGGGACGAGCGCATCGGCCGCGTTCTGGACCGTTACGAAAGGGCCCTCTCCGCGCACTGGGCGCAGGTGGAGGAGGCGGCGGACCGTGGATTCCTCGGCGAGCTCCTGGTTCGGCTGGCCTCTCCGGTTGCCGCCGTGCGATACCTCGCCCTGGGACGCCTTGGGACCTTGGCGAATCGGGAGGAGGTCCTGCGGGCCGTCGGAGAGCTCCTGCGCCGCCACGAGATCGACGACCGGACGGCCCGGCTGGTCGCGGGCCTTCCGCTGAGGCCCGAGTGCCGAAGGCGCCTGGCGGAGGAATCGGCGTGCCGCGCCGGGGACATGCCGGACCCTCTGCTCTCCGCCCTCCTCGGCCTGAGGACGGGGATAGAGCCGGACCCAGGCCTCATGGACCGCTATCTGGGTCGAGCGAAGGCCGGCGGCGCGGCCCTGCTGCTGCGGTATTGGCCCGGGGGCGTGTCCCCCTCGGACAAGGTCCTGCTGCGCCTGTTGGAACAGGATGACGAGCGCGTACTGGTACCGCTGCTCTGCGCCATGAAACAACGTTTCCCGACGGCCGGTGGGCAGCCGGCGCGTCCTTAG
- a CDS encoding TRAP transporter large permease, with the protein MSEFLLVILLLMLILCMGLPVAFSLGATSVALIFLFGLPLKVVGATMFSSLDSFTTLSIPIFVLMSQILLDGRVGDDLFEVMNSWVRHLPGGLAIGTILACAFFAAITGSGAATAATIGMVAYPAMIERGYDKSFTLGLLAAGGTLGILIPPSIPMIIYGTVTEDSVGRLFIAGVVPGLILAGLFILYAVMKSKRGGFTPMPKTTWSERLSITAKNIWGILLPFIIIGGIYSGAFTPTEAAAVGLVYSLFVTVVVYRTIKVRDIPGICLKSVPTSCMIAIIIAGALLFGRVMALLQIPQALTEIVVENKMSALTFIIVMNLLMLVLGAMLETVSIVLLTMPLVTPILHALGIDTIWYGVILTVNMTMALVTPPVGMNLYVICGIRNDVKMKDVIRGVFPFIVIMILFLVATIMFPRISLWLPSVMK; encoded by the coding sequence ATGTCCGAATTTTTGCTGGTCATTCTTCTCCTGATGCTGATCCTTTGCATGGGACTGCCCGTGGCCTTCTCCCTGGGGGCCACCTCCGTCGCCCTGATCTTCCTGTTCGGGCTTCCCCTCAAGGTCGTTGGGGCGACGATGTTCTCCTCCCTGGACAGCTTCACGACGCTTTCCATCCCAATATTCGTCCTCATGAGTCAGATCCTGCTGGACGGACGTGTTGGGGACGACCTGTTCGAGGTCATGAACTCCTGGGTGCGCCATCTCCCCGGAGGGCTGGCCATTGGGACGATTCTCGCCTGTGCGTTCTTCGCCGCCATCACGGGGTCGGGCGCCGCAACGGCAGCGACCATCGGGATGGTCGCCTATCCTGCGATGATCGAGCGCGGCTACGACAAATCCTTCACCCTGGGCCTGCTGGCCGCGGGCGGGACGCTGGGGATTCTGATCCCTCCCAGCATTCCGATGATCATCTACGGAACGGTGACGGAGGACTCCGTCGGCAGGCTGTTCATCGCGGGCGTTGTCCCCGGCCTCATCCTGGCGGGGCTCTTCATCCTGTATGCGGTCATGAAGAGCAAGCGGGGCGGTTTTACCCCGATGCCCAAAACCACCTGGAGCGAGAGGCTTTCCATCACGGCCAAGAACATCTGGGGAATCCTGTTGCCCTTCATCATCATCGGCGGAATCTACTCCGGCGCGTTCACCCCGACCGAGGCGGCGGCGGTCGGACTGGTCTACAGCCTGTTCGTGACCGTCGTTGTCTACCGAACCATCAAGGTGCGGGACATCCCGGGAATCTGTCTGAAGTCCGTTCCCACCTCGTGCATGATCGCGATCATCATCGCCGGGGCGCTGCTGTTCGGCAGGGTCATGGCTCTGCTGCAAATCCCCCAGGCCCTTACGGAGATCGTCGTGGAAAACAAGATGTCCGCATTGACGTTCATCATCGTCATGAACCTCCTGATGCTGGTGTTGGGCGCCATGCTGGAGACGGTCTCCATCGTGCTGCTGACCATGCCTTTGGTGACGCCCATCCTGCATGCTCTGGGGATCGATACCATCTGGTACGGCGTGATCCTGACGGTGAACATGACGATGGCCCTGGTTACGCCCCCCGTCGGGATGAACCTCTATGTGATCTGCGGCATTCGTAATGATGTTAAGATGAAGGACGTCATCCGGGGAGTGTTTCCTTTTATCGTCATCATGATTTTGTTCCTGGTCGCTACCATCATGTTCCCGCGGATAAGCCTGTGGCTCCCCTCCGTGATGAAGTAG
- a CDS encoding TRAP transporter small permease codes for MMGRIRSFVKSGNLFLGYLSGLGILAMSLMLFYEVIARYCFGSPTIWVQEVSIYLFMWSMLAGASYTLMLGKHVRIDLIFDRLSPRVQNLLDIVTSLVGMVFCAIVTHQAYLMIGGSIRYNKLSATILRVPMWLVQLPLFLGFLLLTLQFLLIAVDRFEALNGASAETEGGAA; via the coding sequence ATGATGGGCAGGATACGTTCTTTCGTCAAATCGGGAAACCTTTTCCTGGGCTATCTCAGTGGCCTGGGCATCCTCGCGATGAGCCTCATGCTATTCTATGAGGTCATCGCCCGCTATTGCTTCGGTTCCCCCACGATCTGGGTCCAGGAGGTCTCCATCTATCTGTTCATGTGGTCGATGCTGGCCGGGGCATCCTACACGCTGATGCTGGGCAAACACGTGCGGATCGATCTGATCTTCGACCGGCTTTCCCCAAGGGTGCAGAACCTTTTGGATATCGTCACCAGCCTTGTAGGGATGGTCTTCTGTGCCATCGTGACCCATCAGGCCTATCTGATGATTGGGGGCAGCATTCGGTACAACAAGCTCAGTGCGACCATCCTGCGGGTTCCGATGTGGTTGGTGCAGCTGCCTCTCTTCCTGGGCTTCCTGCTCCTGACCCTCCAATTTCTGCTGATAGCCGTCGATCGGTTCGAAGCCCTGAACGGGGCTTCCGCCGAAACGGAAGGAGGAGCGGCGTAG
- a CDS encoding GntR family transcriptional regulator — MATDFVAPHSIADEVWDFLRKQLLLGKEYPPGSFIREVELAEKLNISRSPVREAIKELEAHGLVKAIPRKGAVVLGYSDQDVAEIYDVRLSLEMLIYEHIVKYDLLKDEHYRWLMETIERFKSVAAIVEEDRERAQLKFFDLDCDFHFYIHKLSGLNWTIELLRRTYSRLYQIQLRHVRQENLDSLSEYHRRIVENLRDGKLDALRNLSVQSYMHSRTYYLSNTESGA; from the coding sequence GTGGCAACGGATTTCGTGGCGCCGCACTCGATTGCGGACGAAGTTTGGGACTTTCTCAGAAAACAGCTTCTGCTGGGGAAGGAATATCCTCCCGGCTCCTTCATCCGTGAGGTCGAGCTGGCCGAAAAACTCAACATCAGCCGTTCCCCGGTTCGTGAGGCCATCAAGGAACTTGAGGCGCACGGGCTTGTCAAGGCCATTCCCCGAAAGGGAGCCGTCGTCCTCGGCTACAGCGATCAGGATGTCGCGGAGATCTACGATGTGCGCCTCTCCCTGGAAATGCTGATTTACGAGCATATCGTCAAATACGATCTCCTGAAGGACGAGCACTATCGTTGGCTCATGGAGACCATCGAACGTTTCAAGAGCGTCGCGGCTATCGTCGAGGAGGACCGGGAAAGGGCCCAGCTCAAGTTTTTCGACCTGGACTGCGATTTCCATTTCTACATCCACAAGCTCTCCGGGCTGAACTGGACGATTGAACTGCTCCGCAGGACTTATTCCCGGCTCTATCAGATTCAGCTGCGCCATGTGAGGCAGGAGAACCTGGACAGCCTGTCGGAGTATCATCGTCGGATCGTGGAAAACCTCAGGGATGGAAAGCTGGATGCCCTGCGGAACCTCAGTGTGCAAAGTTACATGCACAGCCGCACCTATTACCTCTCGAATACCGAAAGCGGGGCCTGA
- a CDS encoding MiaB/RimO family radical SAM methylthiotransferase has product MGLPGPARAAGVNAVQSPDLRGRSVWVHVLGCRSNLCEGDFLAGDLEARGALVTRDPEGCSAAVIVSCSVTAEADRKCRQAVRRARRTVGEAGVVAVCGCWAQGAAADEARELGADILVGNRRKGELTDVLEAMVRDGRAFRDLRSDLLRDRRWEELPAKRPVFHTRAFLKVQEGCDHFCSYCVIPFLRGRSVSRPADRTMDEARRLLDAGCREIVLTGIHLGMYGRDTGSSLAELVRALSALPGLERLRLGSLEPFALSDDLLEALGESPVFCPHLHLPLQSGDDGVLSRMRRGYTADDFAQVCARARERLGADLHISSDVLVGFPGEDESAFGNTLRLMRRAGIGRAHVFPYSPRRGTPAAAFEGRVDPAALSARAAEVAALGNELLDAYAARFVGRTLPVLPEGGRCSGYTPHFLPAAWGGGAEVGRSVRLRIDSASGGELRGCPV; this is encoded by the coding sequence GTGGGGCTGCCGGGCCCGGCCCGCGCGGCGGGCGTGAACGCGGTTCAATCCCCGGACCTGAGGGGGCGGTCCGTCTGGGTCCACGTCCTGGGATGCCGCTCGAACCTCTGCGAGGGGGACTTCCTGGCCGGGGACTTGGAGGCGCGCGGAGCCCTCGTGACGCGGGACCCGGAGGGCTGCTCCGCCGCGGTGATCGTCAGCTGTTCCGTAACGGCGGAGGCGGACCGCAAGTGTCGGCAGGCGGTACGGCGCGCCCGCCGGACCGTCGGGGAGGCCGGGGTCGTCGCCGTGTGCGGCTGCTGGGCGCAGGGGGCCGCGGCGGACGAGGCCCGGGAGCTGGGCGCCGACATCCTGGTCGGCAACCGGAGGAAGGGCGAGCTGACCGACGTCCTCGAGGCCATGGTCCGGGACGGCCGGGCCTTCCGCGACCTCCGCTCCGATCTGCTTCGAGACCGGAGGTGGGAGGAGCTTCCCGCTAAGCGCCCGGTGTTCCACACGCGCGCCTTCCTGAAAGTGCAGGAGGGGTGCGATCATTTCTGCTCCTACTGCGTCATCCCGTTTCTGCGGGGCCGTTCCGTGAGCCGGCCCGCGGACCGTACGATGGACGAGGCCCGGCGCCTTCTGGACGCCGGGTGCAGGGAGATCGTCCTGACGGGGATCCACCTGGGCATGTACGGACGGGATACGGGCTCGTCCCTCGCGGAGCTGGTGCGCGCACTCTCGGCCCTGCCGGGGCTGGAGCGGCTGCGCTTGGGGTCCCTGGAGCCCTTCGCGCTCTCGGACGACCTCCTGGAGGCCCTGGGGGAGAGCCCCGTCTTCTGCCCGCACCTGCACCTTCCGCTCCAGAGCGGGGACGACGGGGTCCTGAGCCGAATGCGCCGCGGCTATACGGCCGATGACTTCGCCCAGGTCTGTGCTCGGGCGCGTGAACGTCTGGGGGCCGACCTTCACATCAGCAGCGACGTCCTGGTGGGGTTCCCCGGCGAGGACGAGAGCGCCTTTGGGAATACGCTGCGGCTGATGCGTCGTGCGGGGATTGGGCGCGCCCACGTCTTTCCCTACTCGCCGCGGCGGGGCACCCCGGCCGCGGCGTTCGAGGGCCGGGTGGACCCCGCCGCGCTCTCCGCCCGTGCCGCCGAGGTCGCGGCGCTGGGGAACGAGCTCCTGGACGCCTATGCCGCCCGCTTCGTCGGTCGGACCCTCCCGGTCCTGCCCGAGGGGGGACGCTGCAGCGGCTACACGCCGCACTTCCTGCCGGCGGCCTGGGGGGGCGGGGCGGAGGTCGGGCGCTCCGTCCGGCTCCGCATCGATTCCGCGTCGGGGGGGGAGCTCAGAGGATGTCCCGTATGA